The following DNA comes from Chitinophaga nivalis.
GTGGGTAAAATTGCCATAGAGGTATTGCTGCAGCACCTGAAAAATATACGCATCAAAGAAAATGTGGAGTTATCAATATATGTAAGTACGATCACCAATACTTTATCTGCATTGCCGATCACTTTCGAGACTAATGAAGTAGCCGTAAATGCAAACGGGAATTAACTTTACTTTTTACGACAAACCGCGACTGTATTGCTTTCCTGACATCAGATCATGGTAGATGTCATGCCTTAAATATATGGTTAACACCATTATTTTGATTCCCGCTATGCATCGTTGGTTTGTTAAATTTTTTAAATCAGCATCATGGATCATATATCATCGCTGGGGCATACCTTTTATAGATTTCCTCATTTAGTGAGTCCTTATGCAGAAGAGTTAGACAGGCAGATGAAATTTTTATATGACTCTGTTTCTTCGCTGGATGTAAATCTTCGTAACAAATTGAAGCAAGGGAAATTTGGTTTTGCGGTTGCTTATTTATATCCCACAGCAACATTGGAACAATTATCTGCCTTTGTTAAGATTATGGGCTTTTTTTTCATCCATGATGATGAATCGTTGGTCAGTGAGGATTTCTCCGGACAAAAGGAAGTGATACGCCGTTATTCCAATGCATTACTGGGCGAAGTAAGCGAAGAGGAGGCCGACGAAGTAGCGATGTTATTATTACAAGCCCATAAGGAGTTTGTACAAAATGGCGTAGATCCTATCTGGATGAAACGATTTGCTTTGAGCATGACCCAGTATATGGAAGCAGATGAAAGGGAGAATATCTACCGGTTAGCGGGGAAGGGAATCGGGATAAGCGAATACCTGGCTATCCGGTCTTTTTCGGTGGGGGTACGGCCTTGTTTTGACTACACATCGATGATTTCCTCTCTCCAGGTACCGGATGATATCTATTATGATGAGGTCATGATTCAATTAAGGAATTTGAGCAGTGACATGGTCGTATTAATTAACGATCTGGCTTCTTATCCCAAGGAAGCCGCAGAAAAGGATGAGATGAACATTGTCTTGCTGACGTGTCGGAGTAAAGGAGTTTCCGTGGAAAACGCCCGGAAAGAAGTAATTGCCATGCATAATACACTTTTTGATAAATATATGAAGATCCGAAAGGAGTTTGTGTGGCGCTTTAATCACGTACCGGACGTAAACCGTTTATTGAAAGGAATGGAGGAAGTGGTGTTGGGTAATTTACTATGGTCTTTTCTGGACTCCGACCGTTATCATTATCCACCGGGAGAAGAAGCGCCCCGGTGGTAAGATGGGCTGCTTTCTCGTTTGGGAGCAATGATGATTGGAAAAAGGAGGAGATTTCATTAACCGGTACCAGGGGCAGCAAATATGGTGTACTATGTCTTTAAAACCATTAGGAGGTAGCACTTGGGCTGCATCCTGATGGTTTTAATTATATACAGCAGAGAAAGATCAGGTAGGGGAGTAAGGTCTTACAGGAGATAATCGGGAAAGGTAGAATAGCAGGGAGTTACTGCGTATATTAAATAAGATTAATGGGTGAAATGTAGATTGGTATTGTGTTTTGTGCGTTGTTTGGCTGTCGGTGTAAGCATTGATAGGTGTCTTCGGGAAAATTTTTTCAAAAAAAAGTGTCACAAATTTTTTTAGAATCATTTCCTTTTATACTTTCGCAGTCTGGAGAGTTGGCAGAGCGGTCGATTGCGGCAGTCTTGAAAACTGTTGACTGTAACAGGTCCCGGGGTTCGAATCCCTGACTCTCCGCAGAAAAAGTAAAAAGCCTTTGGATGATATCCGAAGGCTTTTTTATTTGAGATTGAATTTGTTTGTTCCGGTTTACCGGGATCAAGTTGAAAATTTGGGGGATTATGTAAAAACATATTGTTCAATAGTAGATCAGACAGTAAAGTACGAGGATCAGTAACTCGTCTATACAGTAATATAGGAGTAAAGGTGGACTTGATGGGGGGATGTAATGCAGCGGCGTAGTTACAGTACATCATACCAGGAAAGAATGGAAAGCTGTATAAGCCCATGCCAGGGCTGACTACAGACTAAGCCTGCAGACAGAATGTTGGATATATAACTTAATGGCAGTAATGTCAGGTCTCCAGTATACAATTGTAGACAGGAAATAGGTTACTCCCTTTGAATGCGGGAAAGCAGGAGCTGCGTAGCTATTACGACTGCTATTTCTTCTGATAATAATTTTAACAGTGGCCGCTTCTGGCCGATCTGTCTATGCGGAACCTGTGGCAGGATTTGGGATGACTGTACCGCTATTATATCAGCGGCAAAATATTTCCTGTTGCCGGAAGGAGTATGATCCTGCTGCATGCCTCTTACCTGCAGCAAGACTACTAATGTTCCTGTCCCCGGTACA
Coding sequences within:
- a CDS encoding terpene synthase family protein: MDHISSLGHTFYRFPHLVSPYAEELDRQMKFLYDSVSSLDVNLRNKLKQGKFGFAVAYLYPTATLEQLSAFVKIMGFFFIHDDESLVSEDFSGQKEVIRRYSNALLGEVSEEEADEVAMLLLQAHKEFVQNGVDPIWMKRFALSMTQYMEADERENIYRLAGKGIGISEYLAIRSFSVGVRPCFDYTSMISSLQVPDDIYYDEVMIQLRNLSSDMVVLINDLASYPKEAAEKDEMNIVLLTCRSKGVSVENARKEVIAMHNTLFDKYMKIRKEFVWRFNHVPDVNRLLKGMEEVVLGNLLWSFLDSDRYHYPPGEEAPRW